The DNA sequence GTCGACCGCCACGGGGTGCTGACCGGGCAGCGCGGGGATCTCGTTGGAGATGGTGATCACCGCGTCGAAGCCCCGGTCGCGGGCGACGTCGAGGTAGTTCTCGACCTGCTCGACCTGCAGCTCGTTGGCACCGGTCTTCACCTCGACGAGCGCCGTCCACGACCGCTGACCGCGCACCACTCGGATCAGCCCGTCCGGGATCACCTTGCGGCCTTCGAGTTCGAACGGGACCTCGATGAACGTCTGCACGGGAGCGGCCGGCGCGCCCAACGGCTGCGTGAGCGCCCGCCCGAATTCGCGCACCGCGGACATCACCGCCAGCAATGCGGAAGTCGCCCGTCGTTCTTGTTCATCCGCACCGTTGATACCCGAAGTGGGAATCAGTCGGGCGGCGTGCCGGCTTTCCTCGGACGACACGGCCCACCTCGCTGACTGTTCTGTTCACACGGATCATCGCGTAATTCGGCAACCGGCGGGGGTCCGTTACCCGGGTACGTCGCGTTCACCCGTTCGACGCAGCCGACCACGACCGCGCGAAGGTCAGCTCGGCAGCTCGGTGAGCACGGGGTTGCGGATGCTCTCGTAGATCACCGAGCTGCGGAAGCTGATCACCTCGCGGCGTTCGCTCAGGCGGTCGATGAGGAACGCGTGCAGGTGCTCCAGGTCCGGCACGGCGAGGTGGATGAGGAAGTCGTCGTCGCCCGCCACGACGTACATCGCGGTCACCTCGGGCAGGGCGCCGATGGCGGCCTTGAAGGTGTCGATCACGGCCCGGCTCATCGGGCGCAGGCGGGCGGCGACGAAGGCTTGCACGGGCCGGTTGAGCGCGACCGGGTCCACGTCCGCGTGGTAGCCCTTGATCACCCCGCGCTCGCGCAGCGCGCGCACGCGTTCCAGGCACGTCGACGGGGCGATGCCGAGCCGCCTGGCCAGTTCGCGGTTGGTCAGCCGCGCATCCAGTTGCAGATTCCGGATGATCGCCGAATCAAGTTCGTCCACGTCCCGATCATGCCGCAGCGCGCCGAACGAAGTTCGGTGGCACTGGAAGCAGTCATCCAAGTGGGCAATCCTGGCGTCAATCCACCGAACGAATGGACCCCACGTGCTGCCCACCAAACTCGCCCTGGTCCTGCGTGACGACCTGCCGGCCAACCTCGCCGCGAACGCGGCCGCGGTGCTCGGCCTGAGCCTCGGCGCCCGCCTGCCCGACCTGCTCGGGGAGGACGCGAAGGACGCCGACGGGACCGTCCACCTCGGTTTGAACACCCACCCGGTGCCGGTGTTGACGACGTCGGCCGAGCACCTCAAGGCCCTGCACCGGGCCGAGGGCGTGCTGGCGGTCGGCTTCACCGAGGTGGCCCGCCGGTCCCGCGCGTACCCGGAGTACCTGGAAGCGCTCGCGCTCGCCGAGGGCCCCGAGTTCGTCGCCGTCGCCCTGCACGGGCCGCGGGCCGAGGTCACCCGGCTGACCCGCAAGCTCCCGCTGCTGGCATGAGGCTCACCGCGATGTACGTCGGCGCGGTGCTCGGGCCCGGGGTGGCGGACGGCACGTCGCACGCGCCCTCGGTCGCGGTGATCCCGTGCTGATCGGCGTGGCGCTGTCGGCCGTGCGGACGGCACGGCCTGACCGGTTCGCTGGTGCTGTGCGCCCTGCTCACGGCCGTGACGGCGGCGGGGCCGGCCGCCGCCGTCACGCTCCTCCGCGGCCGCACGGCCGCGTTCGCCCTCGGCCGCACCGCGCCGGTGCTCGCGTTCCCCGGCGCGCCGCCGGCCGTGCCGCTGGTGATCGGAATCGCGGCGCTGGTCAGCGCACGGGTCGGGTCGGCGGCTCCGGCCGGTCGATCATCCTCGTGACGGGGCCCTCCTTGCTCAACCCGGCCTGCGACAGCCACGTGCCGAGCTCGGTGCGGATCGCGGTCAGCGACGGCCGCTTGGCCGGGTCGGCGTCCAGCGCGTCGGTGAGCAGCCGGGTGTGGGCGCTGTGCTGGGGCAGCTTCACGCACGGCTCGCCCTGCGCGGCGGCCATCAGCGACGAGATCGGGTTCTCCCGCGAGCCGCGCGGCGGGTGGCCGGTGAGCGCGTAGCTGACCGTCGCGGCCAACTGCCAGGCGTCGGACGCGGGGCTCGCCGCCTCGCCGCGGGCGGTCTCCGGGGCGAGGAAGTCGGGCGTGCCGACCATCATCCCGGTGGCGGTGAGCGTGCTGTCGCCCTTGGACCGGGCGATGCCGAAGTCGATCAGGTGCGCGGTGCCGTGGGTGTCCACGATGACGTTCGACGGCTTCACGTCCCGGTGCAGCACGCCCTGCTCGTGCGCGGCGGCCAGCGCGTCGGCCATGTTCACCCACAGCCGGGCGGCGAGCGTGTCGGCGAGCAGGCCGCTCTTGCCCACCACGTCCGACAGCGGCTGCCCGTCGATGTACTCCATCACGATCGCCAGGCCGTCCGGGTCCTGCACGATGTCGAACACGCGCACGCAGTTCGGGTGCCGCACGGCGGCCAGAGCGCGCGCTTCACGCAACATGCGCTGCTCGGTGTCGTTGTCGGGCGCGTGCGCGAGCTTGACCGCGACCGTGCGGGCCAACTGCTCGTCCACGGCCAGCCACACGGTGCCGAACCCGCCGCGACCGAGCTGGCGGATCCGCCGGAACCGACCGCCCGCGGGGTTCCACACCTTGCCGGAGTCGGGCGTGGGCGTGGGCGCGCTGTTCGGGCCGCTCCCGGGGCCGAACGGCAGCGGGCCGGGCGTGTCGGCCAACGGCGCGGACTGGTCCACTCGGGTCGGCTTCGGCGGCTCCACCGGCACCGCGGGCACGTCGGCGACCCGCGTCGGCGGGTAGTGCCGCCGCGGCGGGGTCGGCCGGTAGGGCGGCACCGGCTGGTACGGCGGGATCTGCGCCGGCTGGTAGGGCGGCGGCTTCTCCACCTGGTACGGCGGCGGCTTCTGCGGCTGGCTCGGCTGCGGCCGGCCGGGCTGCGGGTGGCCCTGCGAGGCCTGCGCCTGCGCGGAATGGCCCTGCGCGGAATGGCCCTGCGCGGGGCGGCCCGGGGGTTGCTGGGGTTGCGGCGGCGGTGTTCTCGACACCGCGGGTTGCGGGCTCGGGTTCCCGCGATCGCGACCGGGGCGGTTCAGCATGGCGGTAGTCAACCCGAAAACCCGCACGACGAGGGAGCCCAGCACCGCGATCGGGAAGAAACCGAGCAGCAGGTGGCCCACGAGCGCGACCGGCAGCGCGGACGTCGACAGCAGCAGGACCAGGAACGGCGGCCAGAACAGCCGGCGCGGCCAGTTCGGGCCGAGCCGGAACGCCGAGCCCGCCTGCAGCATCACGAACAGCAGGCAGAGCAGCCCGAGCAGCCCGGTGACACCGGCCGCGATCACCTCCTCGATCCCCGCCCGGCCGGAGATCGCGGTGACGAACGAGCGCGTGCCGACCAGGTAGTCGTACTGGCTGAACGCCATGCACGGCGTCGAGTCCAGCGTCTCCGTGCCCGGCAGCGCACGGGTGCGCAGCAGCTTGAAGGTCGCCGAGAACGCCATCCACGGCACGACCAGCGTGCTGACCACGCCGAGCACGGCGAACAACGCGCCGGTGACCGGGCCGTAGGAGTTGCCGACGACGCGGCGGATGGTGATCGACAGCAGGGCGGCGACCGTCGGCAGCACGCCGATCAGGGCGCCGAACGCGGTGACGGTCCAGGCCCAGTCACCCGGGCAGAGCGGCACGCCGGTCCAGCCGTGCAGCCACGCCAGCAGCGACTCGGCCAGCTCCACGACCCGCACCACCCCTTCTCGTCGCCTCTCAGGGTACGGGTGCGGGCCACACCGACAGCGCTGTGCGGGCGACATCGTGCAGATCAGCCCGCGTGGCGCCGCGCTGGCCAGCGACGACACGCCCCGCACGCGCGGTGGGCCGCTCCCGGAGCGGGACGCCGGGGTGGTGGCGGCCCGCGACCGGTGACGCGAGATGGGGCCCGGCTCGCCGCGTGTCCGCGAACCGGGCCCCGGCGCGTGCGCTCGCCGCTAGCTCACACGCTCCCACAAGGCGGGCACCGCCGGCGGATCCCAGCCTGGTTGGGACGTGTGCCCCTGCAAGCACCTGTACCCGACGCCGTCGTACGTCACGAGGGAGCCGGTCGCGTACGCGACGCCTGGCTGCCAGGTGGTCTGGCCCGGGTTGGAGGTGGTCGTGGTCGGCGAGGTGGTGCTGGTGGGACCGCCGCCACCGACGAGCAACCGGAGGCCGTAGACCTGGAGGATCTCGTTGACCGGCTGGAAGTAGATCGTCCCGCCGGACGTGCAGTTCCCGGAGCCACCGGAGGTGACGCCCTGCGCCTGGTCACCGGTCAGCCACGAGCCGCCGGAGTCGCCGGGTTCGGCGCAGGCGTTCGTGCGGGTCAGACCGGTGATCGTGCCTTCGGGGTAGGTCACGGAGGTGTTCTTCTGCTGGATGGTGCCGCAGCGCCAGCCCGTGGTGGAGCCGGAGCGGCACACCGACGCGCCCACCGGCGCCTCGGTCGAACCCGCCACCGGGACCGTGCCGGGGTAGCGGTTGACCAGGGCGCGGCCGGTGTTGCCGGCGGCCGTGCGGACCCAGGCGTAGTCGTTGCCGGGGAAGCTGGAGCCGGCGAACGTGCCGCTGGGCTGGGTCGTGCTCGCGCCCGCGCGGCCGCAGTGCCCGGCGGTGACGAACCCGCCCTCGACCGCGAAGCCGACCGAGCACCGCGAGCCGCTGCCGATGTAGTAGGCGTTGCCGCCGATCACGTCGATCAGCGGGCGCGGCTCCTCGGTCGACGGCTCGACCCGGACGTCGGCGTCCGCCAGGCCACTGGCACGCGCAAACGTTTGCGCGGCCGTGGCGTCACGGGCGAGCAGGACGACGGTGTTCGTGGGCGTGTCGACGTACCAGCCGGGCACGGTCTTCGGCGCGTTGCGGGCGTTGCGGTCGAGCTTGACCTTGAGGGCGTCGAGCTGGGCGAGGGAGCGCTGCACCACCTTCGGCCGCGCGCCCGCCGCCTCGACGGCCTGGATCTGCGACGCGGCCGTGACGCCGACGACGAGCTCGGTGGCGTCCTCGTTCAGCCAGGCGCCGGCGAAGGCCGGGCCGAGGCGGGTCTTGAGCGTGCCCTCCGTGCGGGCCGCGTCGGCCTCCCGGTGGAGGCGGGCGCGGGCTTGGTCGGGGGTCAGGTGGAGGTCGCGCGCCAGGGCGTCGACCATGCCGCCGTCCAGGGCGAGCCGGGGCGGTGGTGGACCGGCGGTGGCCGTGGTGGCCAGCGCGGCTGCCAGACCGGCAGCGCTCAGGACCGCCACGGCGACCGCGGCGACGCTACGTCGAGTCATCCGCTCGTCTCCTTGCAGGGGTGGTGACACGGGATGCGGGGCCGTGAGCGTGACGCTAGCCGGCGGGATCGCCCGCCGGATATGCCAATCCAGTCATAACGCCGGGTTATGGTCTAGTCCACTCCTGATCTTCACAGCAGGCTGAGCTGGGTGCCCTTGCGCCGGCGCCGCGGCTGGGCGTCGCCGAGCCGCTCGTACGACTCCAGCGCCGCCAGGAACGGCGACCGGGGCCGGCCGCTCGTGTGGCTGAGGAACAGGTGGCGCCGCGCCCGCGTCATCCCGACGAACAGCAGCCGCCGTTCCTCGTCCACCGCCTCCGCGTCGTCCGCGCCCGGCCACCGCAGCGGCAGCAGGCCGTCCTCGCACCCGACGATGAACACGACCGGGAACTCCAAGCCCTTCGACGCGTGCAGCGTGAGCAGCGAGATCCGGTCCGCGCGCGGGTCCCACGTGTCGACCTCCACGCCCAGCGCGAGGGCCGAGTGGAAGCGCTCGAAGTCCGTGCCGCACGACGCGGCCAGCGGTTTCAGCAGCTCGTAGGCGGTGTGGTCGTCCCCCGCCACGGCACGCACCCGCTCCGACACCGTCTCCCCGGCGGCGAACCGCAGGTCGTGGGCGATCCGCGCCACCCCGGGGCGGTCCGCCAACCGGTCGTGCGACCGCTTCTGGAACGGCAGCCCGGACCGGGTCAACGCCTCCACCAGCGCCCGCGACTGCCGATCGGTCCGGTAGAGCACGGCGAAGTCGGCGAAGCCCAGGCCCTGCGTCCCGTCGCCCACCACCCGACCGCTGTCGAACGCGTGGAACGACGCGCCGCCCAGCACCTGCTCGACGGTCCGCGCCACGAACGCGGCCTCGGCCGCCTCCGACGACGCGTGGTGCACGCCGATCGGCGCGTCACCGTGGTCCGCCATCGGCCGCAGCTCCCGCCCCGGCACGAGCGACGACGGCGCGATCACCTCCAACGCGCCCGCCACCACCGCCGCCGAAGACCGGTAGTTCCTGGTCAGCTGCACGGTCCGGGCACCGGGGAAGTCCTCCCGGAACCGCAGGAAGAACCCGACGTCCGCGCCCCGGAACCGGTAGATCGCCTGGTCCGGGTCGCCGATCGCGGTCAGGTTGCCGTCCGGCGGCACGAGCAGCCGCAGCAGCCGGTACTGCTGCTCGTCCACGTCCTGGTACTCGTCCACGGACACCCACCGCCACCGGGCGCGGTAGGCGTCGACCAGCGCGGCCGACTCCTCCAACAACGCCAGCGGCAACGTGATCAGGTCGTCGAAGTCCACCAGGTCCTGCGCCCGCAACGCCTTCTTGTACCGCGCGTCCCCGGCCGCGACCAGCGCCCGCGCCTCCTTCTCGTCCGCCACCACGGACGAGGCCACCGCGAGCTGCCGCTCCGGGTCGGCCACCCCGAACGACGCCGACAACCCGAACGCCGCACCGTGCTCGCGCAGGATCAGCACCCCGAGCGAGTGGAACGTCGCGATCGTCAGCTCGCCGACCGCGTCCGGCGCCAACGCGGCCAGCCGTTCGGCCATCTCCTCCGCCGCACGCCGGGTGAACGTGATCGCCAGGCACTGCGCCGCGGGCACACCCCGTGACGTCACGAGGTCCGCGATCCGGTGGGTCAGCGTCCGGGTCTTGCCCGTCCCCGGCCCGGCGATGATCAGCAACGGCCCACCGTCCACTTCCGCCGCCGCCCGCTGCTCCGGGTCCAGACCGTCCAACAAGGACGAACCGGCCACGACCGGAGCGGGAACGGCGGCAGCGGCGACGGGAGCGGGAGCGGGCCGTGGACGTTCCACAGTAGACGGCCGCGGGGCGTCGTAGTCGAACAACGCGAAGGCCGACCGCCGGCGCTCCAGCTCGCCGGGCTCGAACACCCGGATCACGCCGTACTCGCCGTCGTACCCGGAATCGCGCACCACCTCGCCGCGCCGCAGCCGGGTCACCGCCTCGGCCAGCAACGGCGAGTGCGCGGCGATGTCGTCCACCGGCACGTCCCGGAGGATCACCAGCTCCGGCCCGAGCGCGGCGGTCAGCTTGTCGATCTCCGCCAGCACCTTCTTGCTCTTGGGCCCGGTGCCGACGATCTCGCTCACCACCTCGGGCAGCGGCACGAGGCTGGTGAACCCGGCCGCGCCCGGCGGCCGCGCGCCGTGCGGCCGGTCGGCCAGCTCCTCGACCCGGCTGAGCACCCCGACCGTCAACGGCTTGCCGCACTCCGGGCAGGTCCCGTTGTGCGCCGACGTCTCCCGCGGTTCCATCCGCACACCGCACTTGCGGTGCCCGTCGACGTGGTACTTGCCCTCCTCGGGGAAGAACTCCAGCGACCCGGCGAACCCCTCCCCCGTCTCCAACGCCTTGCGCACCGAGTAGTAGTCCAGCTCCGTGTCGAACACGGTCGCCTCACGCCCCAACACCGGCGGCGAGTGCGCGTCGGAGTTGCTGACCAGCCGGTACTTGTCCAGCCCGGACACCCGCCAGTTCATCTCCGGGTCCGACGACAGCCCGGTCTCCACCGCGAACACGTGGGAGGCGAGGTCGACGTAGCAGTCCTCGATCGCGTCGAACCCGGACTTCGACCCGAGCACCGCGAACCACGGCGTCCACACGTGCGCGGGCACGAGGTACCCGCCGCACTCCAGCGTGATCTCCAGCAGGTCGCGCGAGTCCAACCCGAGGATCGGCCGCCCGTCCGACCCGAGGTTGCCGATCTTCGCGAGCCGCGCGTTGAACCGCGCCGCCGACGACAGGTCGGGCATGTAGATCAAGTGGTGCACCTTGCGGGTGCGGTCGCCGCGCTTGTAGATGGTGGAGATCTCCACCGACAACATGAACCGCACCGGCGCCCCCGCCAACGACGGCGGCAGCCTGCGGTCGATGTCGCGGTCGAGGTCGTCCCGCAGCCGGAACACCCCGGGCGCGGCCTCGACCAGGTTCTCACCGAGGTGGTCGTACCAGGCGGGGTGGGTGAAGTCGCCGGTGCCGACCAGCGAGATTCCCTTGCGCCGAGCCCACCAGGTCAGGTGTTCGAGGTCGCAGTCGCGACTGCAGGCCCGGGAGTACTTGGAGTGGATGTGGAGATCGGCCACAAAGCGCACCGGTCAGATCGTAGTGAGTGATCGACAACGGCCCTCCGTCGGACGTGCCTCCGGCGACTTACCCGGTCAGAGACCTGTAAGGCAATGAAATCAGACGGTTGCTCACATCACCCTCTTGGGCCTTCCTGAGATCCACCTCGGCCATGCATGCTGCACCGGCACATCTGCGGTTCGCACGTCGTCGGGGGACGAGCGCCGAATCCGAGGGGGCTCGTCGTGTTCACCCGCCGCACCGCGGCGCGGGGCTTCGGCCTGCGCAAAAGACCCACCGTCCTCGTCCTCGTCGCGGCACTGGGCGCGGCCGTCCTGGTCACGGCCGACCGGCCCGCCACACCGGAGGCCCCGCCGCCCGCGCTGACCGAGGCGCCGACCTCGGCCCTGGCCATGAACGCCGCCCAGCGCCAGGGCACGCCGGTCGAGGCGCTCGACCAGCGCACCGAGAAGCGGACCGTGTTCGCCCAGCCGGACGGCACGTTCACCGCCGACCTGCACGTCACCCCGCAGCGGGTGCGCAAGGGCGACGGCTGGGTCGCGCCCGACCCGGCGCTGGAGCGCTCGGACGCCGGCATCACGCCCAAGGGGACCGTGCCCGAGCTGGCCCTGTCCCGTGGCGGGACAGGCGCGCCGCTGGTCCGGATGGCGCGCGACGGCCACGAGTACACCCTCACCTGGCCGGGCGCGCTGCCCGAGCCCCACCTCGACGGCGCCACGGCCACCTACGCCGACGTGCTGCCCGACGTCGACCTCAAGATCACCACCACGGTCACCGGCTACGCCCAGCACATCGTGGTGAGGACTCCGGAAGCCGCGGCGAACCCCGCGCTCCAGCGCATCCGGTTCGACCTGCGCACGAAGAACCTCCTGCTCAAGGCGCACGACGACGGCAGGCTCACGGCCACGAGCCCGTCCGGCGAGACGATCTTCGAAGCCGCGAGCTCGTGGATGTGGGACTCGGCGAAGCGCGAGACCGACAGCCCGCTGGAGGGTCGTTCGCCCGTCGGCGTCGAGATCACCGAGGACTCGCTGGCGCTGGTGCCGGACGCGGCCGCGCTGGCCGATCCGCACGCGGTGTTCCCGCTGGTCATCGACCCGTCCTGGCACACGCCGGACAAGCAGAGCTGGACGTCGGTCTACGACGACGGCACGGACGCCATGCGCCGCGGCACGCACTGGAACGGTGCGAACTCGCAGGCCGAGACCGCCTGGTGGCTCAGCGGCATCACCACCGCCCGGTCCGGCAAGGCCTACAGCCAGAAGCTCGTGGTGCGCAGCTACTTCCAGTTCGACACGGGCTTCCTGGCCGGTCGGCAGGTGCTGAGCTCCAAGTTCATCACCTCGGTCGTCTACGGCCCGACCGCGTGCGGCACGTCGGAGACCCAGGCGCTGTACGACGCGGGAACGATCTACTCCGACACCAACTGGTACAACCAGCCCGCGGGCGGGCACCTGCAGAACGTGTCCGTGCCGTCGGTCTACAGCGGTTGCACCGGCTTCCAGGAGGTCGGGTTCGACAAGGCGGCGGGTGGCACCAACGCGGGTGGCGTGTCGACGTTCTTCCTCACCGCGGCGAGCGAGACCACGGACAACGCCTGGCGGAAGTACCACCCCGACCACACCAAGCTCTCGGTCAACTACAACCACCAGCCGGGCAACGCCTACGAGGTGCGGACGGACCGCGACATGACGCCGTGCCACTGGTGCGCGGGCGTCACGTACCTGTCCGGCCCCGAGGTCACGTTGCACGCGCGGCTCAGCGACCCCGACGACAGCACGCTGTTCCCCATGTGGGAGGTGACGCGCAACGGTGTGACGGTCCCGTACAACGGCGCGTCCAACAACTCCGGCGCGCCGTTCACCTCGACGCTCGACCTGACCGGCAAGCACGACCAGACCGTGTCGTGGCGGGTCAAGGCCAACGACGGCAACTGGGAATCGCCCGACTGGGTCAACGGCCCGTCGTTCAAGGTGGACGTCGTCCCGCCGAAGAACCCGCCGCTCGTGGTCAGCCCGCTCTACCCGGAGGACAACCGCTGGCACGGCGGCGCGAGCGTGCCCGGCGCGTTCACCTTCACCGCGAAGGACGACGACGTCGACCACTTCGCGTACGGCTGGGACGGCGCCATGACGGAGACCGCCCACCCCGACAAGCTGGGCTTGGACGGCCAGGCCGTGGTCCCGCTGACCCCGCCCGGTGACGGCCCGCAGGACCTGCACGTGCGCAGCGTCGACCGCGCGGGCAACCCCGGCCCGACCAGGATCTACCACTTCTACGTGCGCGGCGGCACCGGCCCGCTCGCGCAGTACGCGTTCGACGGCGACACCAAGGACTCGGCCTTCCTCGGCTGGCGTGACGCCACCGCGCACGGCGGGCCCTCGTACGTGCCGGGCGCGCTCGGTTCGGCGCTGCGCTTCGACGGCACCGGGAAGAGCGTCAGCGCCCCCAACGCGGTGCGCACGGACGCGAGCTTCTCCGTCTCGGCGTGGGTGCGGCTGGAGGACGACGCCCACAGCGCCGTCGTCCTGAGCCAGGAGAGCACGCGCGGCTACCCGGACCTGGTGCTGTGGTACCAGGTCGAGAGCCGGAAGTGGGCGTTCGGCATGCCGCGGGCCGACCTCGCCGGCACCGACGTCGTGGTGTCCGCCGCATCTCCCGTCGTCGGCTCCTGGACGAAGCTGACGGGCGTCTTCGACGCCTCGACGCGGCAGCTCAAGCTCTACGTCGACGGTGAGCCCGCCGAGACGACGAGCCGCACCGGCCTGGACTGGCACGGCGGCGGCAACCTGCGCGTCGGGTACTCCCTCTGGGGTGGCAACGACGTCCAGAGCCCGTTCCGCGGTTCCGTGGACGAGGTCGCGCTCTACGACCGCGTGGTGAGCGACGCCGAGGTCAAGGCCGGTATCCGCGCGGACAACGTGCAGCTCGGCCACTGGCGGTTCGACCAGCGGGCGCCCTCGGTGAACGAGGTGTCCGGCGGTCCGGCGGTCGTGCTGTCGCCCGGCGTGTCCGCCACGACCACCGACATCGCGCTGAAGACCGGTGACAAGCCCGCCGCGCTCCACTTCCCGGGGGCCGGCGAAGCCAGGAGCGACGGCCCGGTGCTGCGCACCGACCGCGACTTCACCGTGGCCGGCTGGGTCAAGGTCCCCTCCGCCGCGCCCGCCGACACGACTTACACCGTGGTGTCCCAGGACGGCACGGCGTCCAGCGGGTTCGAGGTGTTCCTGCGGAACGGCCAGTGGCACTTCGGCGTCCGCGCGGCGGACGGTGCGGCGGGGTGGAACGCGCTCGCCACCACCACCGGCGGCGCGGGCACCGACTGGACGCACCTGACCGCCACGTTCGACGCCTCGACGCGCACGGCGCGGTTGTTCGTCGACGGGACCGGTGACGGCGAGGCCGTCGGCCTCGACACGCTGTGGGACGCCACCGGCGACCTGGTGTTCGGCCGGTCGCACGGCGGGAACCACCTCAACGGCTTCGTGGACGACTGGCGCGCCTACAGCCGGGTGCTCGCGCCGGAGGAGATCCAGGGCATCGTCGCCCAGGACGGCGTCACGGCGGGCACGTGGAAGCTCGACACCAACGCCGTCGAAGCCTCCCTGCCCGCCCGCGACGGCAAGCTCAAC is a window from the Saccharothrix saharensis genome containing:
- a CDS encoding UvrD-helicase domain-containing protein, producing MRFVADLHIHSKYSRACSRDCDLEHLTWWARRKGISLVGTGDFTHPAWYDHLGENLVEAAPGVFRLRDDLDRDIDRRLPPSLAGAPVRFMLSVEISTIYKRGDRTRKVHHLIYMPDLSSAARFNARLAKIGNLGSDGRPILGLDSRDLLEITLECGGYLVPAHVWTPWFAVLGSKSGFDAIEDCYVDLASHVFAVETGLSSDPEMNWRVSGLDKYRLVSNSDAHSPPVLGREATVFDTELDYYSVRKALETGEGFAGSLEFFPEEGKYHVDGHRKCGVRMEPRETSAHNGTCPECGKPLTVGVLSRVEELADRPHGARPPGAAGFTSLVPLPEVVSEIVGTGPKSKKVLAEIDKLTAALGPELVILRDVPVDDIAAHSPLLAEAVTRLRRGEVVRDSGYDGEYGVIRVFEPGELERRRSAFALFDYDAPRPSTVERPRPAPAPVAAAAVPAPVVAGSSLLDGLDPEQRAAAEVDGGPLLIIAGPGTGKTRTLTHRIADLVTSRGVPAAQCLAITFTRRAAEEMAERLAALAPDAVGELTIATFHSLGVLILREHGAAFGLSASFGVADPERQLAVASSVVADEKEARALVAAGDARYKKALRAQDLVDFDDLITLPLALLEESAALVDAYRARWRWVSVDEYQDVDEQQYRLLRLLVPPDGNLTAIGDPDQAIYRFRGADVGFFLRFREDFPGARTVQLTRNYRSSAAVVAGALEVIAPSSLVPGRELRPMADHGDAPIGVHHASSEAAEAAFVARTVEQVLGGASFHAFDSGRVVGDGTQGLGFADFAVLYRTDRQSRALVEALTRSGLPFQKRSHDRLADRPGVARIAHDLRFAAGETVSERVRAVAGDDHTAYELLKPLAASCGTDFERFHSALALGVEVDTWDPRADRISLLTLHASKGLEFPVVFIVGCEDGLLPLRWPGADDAEAVDEERRLLFVGMTRARRHLFLSHTSGRPRSPFLAALESYERLGDAQPRRRRKGTQLSLL
- a CDS encoding alpha-lytic protease prodomain-containing protein; the encoded protein is MTRRSVAAVAVAVLSAAGLAAALATTATAGPPPPRLALDGGMVDALARDLHLTPDQARARLHREADAARTEGTLKTRLGPAFAGAWLNEDATELVVGVTAASQIQAVEAAGARPKVVQRSLAQLDALKVKLDRNARNAPKTVPGWYVDTPTNTVVLLARDATAAQTFARASGLADADVRVEPSTEEPRPLIDVIGGNAYYIGSGSRCSVGFAVEGGFVTAGHCGRAGASTTQPSGTFAGSSFPGNDYAWVRTAAGNTGRALVNRYPGTVPVAGSTEAPVGASVCRSGSTTGWRCGTIQQKNTSVTYPEGTITGLTRTNACAEPGDSGGSWLTGDQAQGVTSGGSGNCTSGGTIYFQPVNEILQVYGLRLLVGGGGPTSTTSPTTTTSNPGQTTWQPGVAYATGSLVTYDGVGYRCLQGHTSQPGWDPPAVPALWERVS
- a CDS encoding Lrp/AsnC family transcriptional regulator; this encodes MDELDSAIIRNLQLDARLTNRELARRLGIAPSTCLERVRALRERGVIKGYHADVDPVALNRPVQAFVAARLRPMSRAVIDTFKAAIGALPEVTAMYVVAGDDDFLIHLAVPDLEHLHAFLIDRLSERREVISFRSSVIYESIRNPVLTELPS
- a CDS encoding serine/threonine-protein kinase → MVRVVELAESLLAWLHGWTGVPLCPGDWAWTVTAFGALIGVLPTVAALLSITIRRVVGNSYGPVTGALFAVLGVVSTLVVPWMAFSATFKLLRTRALPGTETLDSTPCMAFSQYDYLVGTRSFVTAISGRAGIEEVIAAGVTGLLGLLCLLFVMLQAGSAFRLGPNWPRRLFWPPFLVLLLSTSALPVALVGHLLLGFFPIAVLGSLVVRVFGLTTAMLNRPGRDRGNPSPQPAVSRTPPPQPQQPPGRPAQGHSAQGHSAQAQASQGHPQPGRPQPSQPQKPPPYQVEKPPPYQPAQIPPYQPVPPYRPTPPRRHYPPTRVADVPAVPVEPPKPTRVDQSAPLADTPGPLPFGPGSGPNSAPTPTPDSGKVWNPAGGRFRRIRQLGRGGFGTVWLAVDEQLARTVAVKLAHAPDNDTEQRMLREARALAAVRHPNCVRVFDIVQDPDGLAIVMEYIDGQPLSDVVGKSGLLADTLAARLWVNMADALAAAHEQGVLHRDVKPSNVIVDTHGTAHLIDFGIARSKGDSTLTATGMMVGTPDFLAPETARGEAASPASDAWQLAATVSYALTGHPPRGSRENPISSLMAAAQGEPCVKLPQHSAHTRLLTDALDADPAKRPSLTAIRTELGTWLSQAGLSKEGPVTRMIDRPEPPTRPVR
- a CDS encoding DUF2000 domain-containing protein, translated to MLPTKLALVLRDDLPANLAANAAAVLGLSLGARLPDLLGEDAKDADGTVHLGLNTHPVPVLTTSAEHLKALHRAEGVLAVGFTEVARRSRAYPEYLEALALAEGPEFVAVALHGPRAEVTRLTRKLPLLA